The following proteins come from a genomic window of Palaemon carinicauda isolate YSFRI2023 chromosome 12, ASM3689809v2, whole genome shotgun sequence:
- the LOC137651232 gene encoding uncharacterized protein encodes MMEEADLACSVCQDRYNDNRIPRNLGCGHAVCTSCIEQLINNNRKCPECRRPFYAVMATTLPVNYPLLRLARSLTTRTSGAASPQHLTALSSSSPSASSSRSGPLDAGECAAHGSRMKSRCMTCNVWVCPDCLVMDHIVPPDGECEILPLNQALEEMKKSHMENISTMFHTIQGLKNTIGDHIAQVEANKRVHNNAVSSIRAVLQGELDVVQDLDSIKKKATDKLTEIEGWVNSLKKCEECIVDAQTVRELANAKLAARDCVATVQAHVGQETERFSQPSATFPKFREQVNLKGALQMAKMMYVIDDSGRETRWARVSMHDCLLHLHALDTQPPPPSAVIFSYNSIREMVPEEDASTFMDLGWGGETHGRVYMRMYGNTLRAKQFLYLCSGEKGPSYRGSHFFDSFRVGEPGEIIRGGDYENDDGTGGAALLEDIEVGGPYLQEAVEGLLVGAHTRQPERLAVFGVILTAYPFSKTDTGFGVVTNGIGTLKSVSRHKPISDVAIENCGLVIPI; translated from the exons ATGATGGAGGAAGCCGATCTAGCGTGCTCCGTTTGCCAAGACCGGTACAACGATAACCGAATCCCTCGGAACTTGGGCTGCGGCCACGCCGTGTGTACATCCTGCATCGAACAGCTGATCAACAACAACCGAAAATGCCCGGAATGCCGACGGCCCTTCTACGCGGTCATGGCGACCACCCTGCCGGTCAACTACCCGCTCCTGAGACTCGCCCGGTCGCTAACGACCCGAACCTCCGGCGCCGCATCGCCGCAACATCTTACGGCGCTCTCCTCCTCTTCGCCTTCGGCTTCCAGTTCGCGTTCGGGTCCGCTGGATGCAGGTGAGTGCGCTGCCCACGGGTCTCGCATGAAGTCCAGGTGTATGACCTGCAACGTGTGGGTCTGCCCCGACTGCTTGGTGATGGACCACATCGTGCCCCCGGACGGAGAGTGCGAGATCCTGCCCTTGAAccaggcgttggaggagatgaaaaAGAGCCACATGGAGAACATCTCGACCATGTTCCACACGATCCAAGGGCTGAAGAACACCATCGGGGACCACATCGCGCAGGTGGAAGCCAACAAGAGGGTCCACAACAACGCCGTTTCCAGCATCCGCGCCGTCCTGCAGGGCGAGTTGGACGTGGTGCAGGACCTGGATTCCATCAAGAAGAAGGCCACGGACAAACTGACGGAGATAGAAGGGTGGGTCAACTCCCTCAAGAAGTGTGAGGAGTGCATAGTGGATGCTCAGACTGTCAGGGAGTTGGCCAATGCTAAGCTGGCCGCCCGCGATTGCGTGGCCACTGTTCAGGCACACGTGGGACAGGAGACAGAGAGGTTCTCTCAGCCCAGTGCTACTTTTCCGAAGTTCAGAGAACAG GTGAACTTGAAGGGCGCCCTTCAGATGGCGAAGATGATGTACGTCATCGACGACAGCGGGCGTGAGACCCGGTGGGCGCGGGTCAGCATGCACGATTGCCTCTTGCACCTTCACGCCCTAGACACGCAGCCTCCTCCGCCCTCTGCTGTAATATTCTCG TACAACAGCATTAGAGAGATGGTTCCCGAAGAGGATGCCTCAACATTCATGGATCTCGGATGGGGTGGGGAGACCCATGGCAGGGTCTACATGAGGATGTATGGCAACACACTGCGAGCGAAGCAGTTCCTTTATCTGTGCTCTGGTGAGAAGGGACCCTCTTACAGAGGGTCTCACTTCTTCGATTCTTTTCGGGTTGGGGAACCAGGGGAAATCATTCGAGGTGGGGATTATGAAAATGACGATGGCACGGGCGGAGCTGCCCTCCTGGAGGACATTGAAGTGGGTGGACCGTATCTGCAGGAGGCGGTGGAAGGTCTTCTTGTGGGTGCTCACACAAGGCAGCCGGAAAGGCTAGCGGTGTTTGGCGTCATCTTGACAGCCTACCCGTTCAGCAAAACCGACACAGGTTTTGGGGTCGTGACCAATGGCATTGGAACCTTGAAATCTGTGTCCAGGCACAAGCCTATATCTGATGTTGCCATCGAAAACTGTGGCCTCGTCATTCCCATATGA